Genomic DNA from Salvia miltiorrhiza cultivar Shanhuang (shh) chromosome 1, IMPLAD_Smil_shh, whole genome shotgun sequence:
TCCAGTATGAGCTGTGCTCAGTTGCGCGGTTTGGACACTCTTGTAACGGGGAATCCTTTCTTCATTGATCAGAGATCTGTTCGTCTTTCCACCTTTGCAAACTACTCTTGTCTCAACACCAGCGTGGGCCCAACCATATCTATTCGCTGCAGTAACTGTCGCCTTATCAGGGACTTCGCCTATATCTCGTGGTATTTTGTTGATCTTCCCAACAATCCGGCTGCTGCTGTTGGCTTTCAGTTTAACCTCACTGCAAAGGAAAATGAGAGGAAGAAGCATTTGAGTTTTGTCAGTGGAATTGTGAAGAATGCCAGCGACTTTGATGACAAACCGGTTACGTATAGAGGGGCTGTGCCAAACATTCtccaattcaatttatttcctAGACTTTACCGCAATAAGCACGACTTAAAGCTCATCCAGCCTCTGTTTCATGATTTTCTTCCTGGTTCGGCGTTTAGTGAGGTAAGTCAGCTTCAAGCATCGCTCCAGAACTCTAGAGATGGACTCATCAACACTACATTGGTTGTCAATTTCCTGTCTTCATATATTGTTGAGGTtgacaatcaaaatattttAGGACCTGGTGAGTGGTTTCATCATATCTATATGTTGCCGTCTTTCACTTAATTTCATTGGGGTCTGCACTGTGGGTTCTTCTTGGTGTTTGTAGCTTCCACTTTTTAACTGTGATTATCAGTGTGGGTaaaattaaagaatttgaaTTGCAGTAACTAGCCACCATCtttgaagaaagagagagatcaTTCTGTGGTCATTGCTTCTCTGATTTGATGAATTTTCATTCTTCAGTCATAGTTTGACAGTTACTTCCTTTTTCCCAAATTGCAGTGAGCTTTCTTGCTGATCTCGGTGGCCTTTATTGCATAAGCCTCGGTATTTTTTTCTGCTTCTTGGTCCAAGTATGTTACATTTACCCTATATTTGCTGTTTTATTACTTTctgttttgtttgattttttggcTTTCTAGTTCTACATTTTGTTTGGCTTATTCTCCGCTGGCCTCTCAAGCATCCAAATTTCTCTCATTGATATCTTTCCTACCTTTTTCTTTATGTAGCTTTTATATCTTGCAGCTTTCTAGTATTTTCCTTAACTATGACAGCATTAAAGTTTAAGCCTTTTGTTACCAAGTTGCGATGATTTGGAAATCTTAGATGTTTCCCGACCTCCCAGAATTGGCTTGAAGTTcagctattttattttatttatttatttcatgtttatAGAGTGGATGGTCTTGTCCACTTCTTGTAAACTCTTTATCATTATTTTTCTGACTTagttaatattttctcatcttcaaATGACAAAATTGGTTTAGTTTATGAATAAGTTGACGTGTAAGGCGAGATATGTGCAATTTAGGGCTTTTATGTATTAGATGACCAAAGAAAGACATCTCTTGCCTAACATGTTAGCAGATTAAGGTCAGAATCAAAATAGTGGCTGCTGTGCACATTGCAACTTTTTGAAGTTCATTACTTtgctaaaactgaaaaatagtGTTGACCTTTGAGAATGGGTCAAAGGTCGTGATCGATGTGCAGATTAAAGTTGAGTAAAATTTGCAAGTAGACCCAAAGATGCAATATCTCCAGCAATTTACCGAAGAAAGAATGCTAGTGCATGATGATGTATGACTTTCtttcaattattaattaagcGCTAATAAGGAGAAAACTGCATACATTATGTCATTTTCAGTTTTATGTCCTTAGAAATGGCATCTACTCGATATAGTATTTTTAAGGGTGATAACTCCTTAGGCTGTTGAAATGTGATCAATTGCTAAAGAGATACAAGTGTTCTGGTTCTAGATCCCTAGGGTGATTTTCATGCCTTCTTGGTGAAAGGAAATCCATTTTCAGTAGTACAGTGTTTATTCAACTGATTTGAGTTTGAATCTGAAGGTTTACTTTTTTGCTTTCCTGATTTTCTTTCCCATTTACAGTGTGAATACAGAATCAAACGGCTCCGCTACGAGGATACCATAATGAAGAACATTAGGAATCGTGGAAAAGCCCAAGATCGTTGGGCAAAAGTGAGCTTTCTAACTTCTACAAATGCGTTTGAAAAATGGAGGGTTAATTGccaaaataataacaatatcaGTGGCAAACTTTCTACTTGTTGCAACTCATTGCACGGCCCTTAGATTTGGGTAAATGAAACTGAAATGAACTAATCTGAATGAGTTAGTGGGATGCCATATTTCATGTTATCAATGCCAAACTCAAAGAGAGTTAGGTTTGATTTAGTTTTATTTGGCTAGATGTACATTATATTGCAATAATTGAAAGTTCACTATTGACATTGCTGAAGTTAAAGAGATATATCATTAATAATAGCAAAACTGGTTAAAGGTGATGACTGATTGGTTCTtttgcaagtaactcaaagaaAAATTTATGTGTTAGGTTATTCTTTGTTGATTTGAGTTGTATTAGCTAAGCTCCAAGTTAATATTCTTTTCTCGAACTAATTAGACTTTTATTATCTCCACATAGTTGAGAAAATATGTTAGATACACTTGGGGAGCTTGCTCACTGGATGACAGCAAAAGTGAGCAAATTCAATCAAGTTGCACAGGCATTATGACGAAATCACTCCATCACAGCGGATCAAAGCAAAGAATGCAGGATAGATCTAATGCAGCCAGTCTTAGCAATAAGGTCACCCTGCTGAATGATAAGGTAAACACATGATTGTAATTTGACATAtcctttctttttatattagtggcaAGTCTATAATTCAAGGATGAATCGCTACAGAAAGTGGAGGCACAGAATCCTCAGGAGGTCAGTTCATGCTCGATTGTAGCTCCAAAAAATCTAGAAGGGCAATCGTCTTTCTCAATATGTAAAGCAGTAAGTTTCCCTTACTTCTGTTTCTGTCACTAAACTATGACTgctatttaattaatatgttatgaGAGTAGTCCTCACATGGCAGCATGGTTTTTGGCCTGTTACATGCATTTCTTCCCACTGACGTTGAATAATATGATAAATTTACTCTCTGAAGTGCGATGGCTCTTCTTTATATTCTTTTCTTGAGAAGGTCTGAGATGCTTCTTTCAGAATTTCTTGTTCAAGCTGTCCTCTTAGCATCAAGGTGTCATAATTGATGTTTGATGTGTATGACATGAATTTTTAAGACTACTTTTGGTAATTATGATATCCTTCTGACTAAGAATTGCTTCTGTTATTTGAGCCTATTAGAGTATgcttactattattattttcaagttCAGGAAGAGCCGTTCGATGGAAGCTTAGAGCATAACCATGAAGGTAAAGTCTTCATGACTAGCTTCCTGTCATATTCTTGTGACTTATATCTGCTATGTCTGAGCTGTGTGAGTATTTTGTGTATACGTATCTCTGCTTTCATTCGAACAGGTTTTGAGGAGTAACATGGGATTTTGGGTTAAAACAACACGCAACTTCCTGTATGTCTGGTGCACACACGACACAATGCACTTGCACCGGATGTGCATCTTGGCTGTCAATATACTTTTCTGTGTCAACTTCAAGTCCAAACATGACAATATTGAGAGGCCTCAATACCTAATATTCAGTTATTCATGTACTTGTTATTCCTCATGTACTTGTTATTCCTAATGTCCCTGCTTTTTTTCCTTATGTTGAGACAAGGGCATAAAGGATATTTTGTGGAAATGTGAGGGTGGGGGAATTTTGCCTAAATGTCTTTATGGAACTTTGATGAActtgttgaaaaaaaatatatgaacctGTAATCTGATTGGTGTAATTTGCAGAAGCCAAAGGTTCGAGCGAAGGCAGGAAGTGGAAGAAAGATAAGGCGATAATGGTGAGGGATAAGTTAAAAGCTGCCTTAGCCAAAAAGGAGTCGCCTTCTACGGTACACGATGGGGTGAAGAGTGTCTAAATAGTCCTGCATTTGATAATACTGGGTTTCTAGCATAGAGATCATCAAGCAGAGTAGAGCtctttttttcattctttcttgTCTTGATGCAATATTTGTCGACAAACTTCATTATGAAAAGAAGCATTTATTCACTTGAGAACCTTCAATATATGATGGTGATACTATCTATATTCAGGGAAACTAACATAAGAGTAGTTCATGTTATTCTGTACAACAAAGAACCATGCAGTTTCTACAGGCAAATTCCACTAGATAAGATAGATAgcacaaataaaattatagtgtGCCCCTACTTTATCAAGAAAATAAATTGTGAATACGCAGCAACGTAGTCTGAGATACAACACAATACCATCAAATAACAAGTTTCCTTCCGATGCCACGATGGCTGCATTAAGGATCTTGAAGCTGATGTCAAGCAGGTTTGCCATCCAATGCTGCCCCAGTCCCGGTAATTACGGTTCTAGTGCTACACGTCACTGATACGCGATAAAAATGTCAGTTTTTTCgtgcacaaaatatttgaaGAACGATCGATTCTTGTAGTAGAATTACCTGAGGTTAGCAACCAGTTTCCTTGTTTGATAGATTTACATCCCTTCGATGCGTTCTTAAGGCGTTAGCAAACAATCTCTTTGCAGCTCCCATATGCTCCTGTCTTAAATAGTTGTCTGGCATGTCACTCTTCAGCTCTGCCAAAGAATCCCTGCCTTTCGAGTGCTGGGGTTCTTTGCTTGAAACATCCACAACTTTAAATTCATCGGATCTGTCGACTTTTGGCATCGTAGATGCCCTTGGATTTTTCTCAGAGAGGGGATTTATTTTCATCTTGTTGCTAGATTTGATGTTCCTCTCATCCTCCACCACCAATTGTACAAATTCCTTAGTGAGCTCATGCTTTGTACCCTTATCTGCTTGGCCAAGGGCACGAGTTATCATACGGCGAGCAACCACAGGATCTTTTTTTGGTCTCTCCTTTACCAGTTTACTGTCACATGCATCTTCCGAAAATATTCTTTCCCTTGCTGCAAAATAAGCTGTCTCTCTCTCATCCAGAGAAGGCCCGCTTACAGGATCAACCTTCTGGTCTAAGAAAACCAGAAAAAACATCCCAGCTTCAAGTCCATTTTAACAAGGTGGATATTCTGATAATGCACTACTGTTTGTTTACTACCCACATAATAtatgaggaagaagaaagacAAATTTTCTGAAACAATACTGCACGAATCACACAGTACAGAACTTACAAATTTCAAAAGTTCAAACGAAACTCAGTTTTCTTCTTTCTGGACTCTATTCAGCCATGTCTACCTTCCACATATCTTCTTTGGGAATTGGGATGTTTCACTTCAtatcattacattaaataacaATCAATATGAAATAACTACCCAAGAACAAGAAAAGGGTAGCTATATATGTAGAAAACATGTAGTCTATGTGCTGGGCAGCATGTCTTCCCTTTTTTGACAAGGATAATCAAGTCTAATCCTGTCGAACAGCCACCCGTAAATACTTATACATAGTTTACTTTCATCCTAAACCCTTACAAATGCTACGTAATCCTTTCAGGGAATAAGCAAGTGTATCCCAAATCACTCAGTTTCTAAACCATTAAGGGAAGTTACATAACTCTTCTCCATACCATAAGGTCACAGTTGAATTCCTGTTTACGCCATTGCATTCTGGAAGtttccttttttccttttctttttctaaagcCTAGAAATATGCTTTCCTAGTCGCTTGCGCATACAGGAAGGTGATCtttaacttaaaatattatCACAAGTTCAGATTATACTTAAGAAAACAGTTATTGTGGAAAAGGAAGTAAAATCTGAAATAGCAAGATAATAAAGCAACAGCATGGAGCAATTAGTTAACAACTTAACATTGAGTGTAATAGTTTACCTGGCGGCAAAACTTCCTTACGCCTTAATACATCACAAGTCATCGGCGTCTGCATTTCACCATATTGCAACAATAAATCGCTCACAAGGATGCCTGGACTGCAATTCTcagattataaaaattatataataccAGTAGGTGTATCACAATTTCTATAGTATAAAGTATAGAACGAAACACATGGAAATCCAATTTCTATTATACATGCTTTGTTAAACTTATATATATCATAACAACCATGTATAACAATCATGATGTAAAAACCAATGAAGTGCGACCAATTGTTAGACCACCATAGGAGCAGAAATTTTGATGAACTAATTTGTTCTCTTAGTTTCTCTTTCAGAAAAAGTTCTGATTAGCTTGAGATTAGtcacagaaaagaaaaatattttgaagGGCTTTGGACCTGGTCATTGTGCTTTCTTTATTTTAGTTACGGGAATTGTGTTAATCATGAATTTCCCATCTAGGCCTACCAAAATAGGGcagataaagaataaaaagaaaatctaTTTTACTCGTATTTGAATATGAGCTGAATGATTTATGGAGTTTGCAGCACAAAAGGCATAAGGCTAGGATACCAAGCATTTTCCTTTACTGTGTCATCAAACATGTCAACCCTACAAGAGAGTGATGATCCAAAATGGCATTAGGCCACCTTCTATAATCTAACTGTGGCCAAAATGACATGATCCAAAATGCACATAACTCCAAACGGAGAAAATGATAACAGAATCAATCTAGTTAAATGCTATAATATGTGGCCATAAACTTCACCTACATTGATGTCTCTGGGCTTCTCTCCAAAACTAAGTGCCTGTCTTCTCCTTCTCCAACAGAGTGATGAAAAAATCTAGGTAATATGATTGCTACATGTCATATTTAGTGAGCCAAAATCTCATTTTGTTAAGGTCCAGATAAGAAATACAATGGAGAGTCCAGTGAAAACTTAGTGAACATAAATACCCAAAT
This window encodes:
- the LOC131005768 gene encoding uncharacterized protein LOC131005768 isoform X2; translated protein: MTLAQFSMVEELASLVKDNYPCKHLILSVEDLLVNYLQDDTSLDGVLELEPMNSYSRLLVHRLAEIFGPGILVSDLLLQYGEMQTPMTCDVLRRKEVLPPDQKVDPVSGPSLDERETAYFAARERIFSEDACDSKLVKERPKKDPVVARRMITRALGQADKGTKHELTKEFVQLVVEDERNIKSSNKMKINPLSEKNPRASTMPKVDRSDEFKVVDVSSKEPQHSKGRDSLAELKSDMPDNYLRQEHMGAAKRLFANALRTHRRDVNLSNKETGC
- the LOC131005768 gene encoding uncharacterized protein LOC131005768 isoform X3, coding for MTLAQFSMVEELASLVKDNYPCKHLILSVEDLLVNYLQDDTSPGILVSDLLLQYGEMQTPMTCDVLRRKEVLPPDQKVDPVSGPSLDERETAYFAARERIFSEDACDSKLVKERPKKDPVVARRMITRALGQADKGTKHELTKEFVQLVVEDERNIKSSNKMKINPLSEKNPRASTMPKVDRSDEFKVVDVSSKEPQHSKGRDSLAELKSDMPDNYLRQEHMGAAKRLFANALRTHRRDVNLSNKETGC
- the LOC131005766 gene encoding uncharacterized protein LOC131005766 isoform X1; this encodes MACPSNSLLYNATLCACNPGYLYNRTSSACALFAAEPPFVQLSSGVSYGSAFTFPAAIFSFDSIKKFTQSQAVFLEATLVILLCWLAFCLLLRLFPLGSDGRSAAFKIRWWISRLDVAFATRHWLHDHQPVVKRKTELGGSFSIASWIVFIGLFAALLYQTISKRSVEVHSVRAANAPDLESFLNDMEFNITTISSMSCAQLRGLDTLVTGNPFFIDQRSVRLSTFANYSCLNTSVGPTISIRCSNCRLIRDFAYISWYFVDLPNNPAAAVGFQFNLTAKENERKKHLSFVSGIVKNASDFDDKPVTYRGAVPNILQFNLFPRLYRNKHDLKLIQPLFHDFLPGSAFSEVSQLQASLQNSRDGLINTTLVVNFLSSYIVEVDNQNILGPVSFLADLGGLYCISLGIFFCFLVQCEYRIKRLRYEDTIMKNIRNRGKAQDRWAKLRKYVRYTWGACSLDDSKSEQIQSSCTGIMTKSLHHSGSKQRMQDRSNAASLSNKVTLLNDKKVEAQNPQEVSSCSIVAPKNLEGQSSFSICKAEEPFDGSLEHNHEEAKGSSEGRKWKKDKAIMVRDKLKAALAKKESPSTVHDGVKSV
- the LOC131005768 gene encoding uncharacterized protein LOC131005768 isoform X1, which codes for MTLAQFSMVEELASLVKDNYPCKHLILSVEDLLVNYLQDDTSLDGVLELEPMNSYSRLLVHRLAEIFGFFHHSVGEGEDRHLVLERSPETSIPGILVSDLLLQYGEMQTPMTCDVLRRKEVLPPDQKVDPVSGPSLDERETAYFAARERIFSEDACDSKLVKERPKKDPVVARRMITRALGQADKGTKHELTKEFVQLVVEDERNIKSSNKMKINPLSEKNPRASTMPKVDRSDEFKVVDVSSKEPQHSKGRDSLAELKSDMPDNYLRQEHMGAAKRLFANALRTHRRDVNLSNKETGC
- the LOC131005766 gene encoding uncharacterized protein LOC131005766 isoform X2, giving the protein MACPSNSLLYNATLCACNPGYLYNRTSSACALFAAEPPFVQLSSGVSYGSAFTFPAAIFSFDSIKKFTQSQAVFLEATLVILLCWLAFCLLLRLFPLGSDGRSAAFKIRWWISRLDVAFATRHWLHDHQPVVKRKTELGGSFSIASWIVFIGLFAALLYQTISKRSVEVHSVRAANAPDLESFLNDMEFNITTISSMSCAQLRGLDTLVTGNPFFIDQRSVRLSTFANYSCLNTSVGPTISIRCSNCRLIRDFAYISWYFVDLPNNPAAAVGFQFNLTAKENERKKHLSFVSGIVKNASDFDDKPVTYRGAVPNILQFNLFPRLYRNKHDLKLIQPLFHDFLPGSAFSEVSQLQASLQNSRDGLINTTLVVNFLSSYIVEVDNQNILGPVSFLADLGGLYCISLGIFFCFLVQCEYRIKRLRYEDTIMKNIRNRGKAQDRWAKLRKYVRYTWGACSLDDSKSEQIQSSCTGIMTKSLHHSGSKQRMQDRSNAASLSNKVTLLNDKKVEAQNPQEVSSCSIVAPKNLEGQSSFSICKAFRKSRSMEA
- the LOC131005766 gene encoding uncharacterized protein LOC131005766 isoform X3; this translates as MACPSNSLLYNATLCACNPGYLYNRTSSACALFAAEPPFVQLSSGVSYGSAFTFPAAIFSFDSIKKFTQSQAVFLEATLVILLCWLAFCLLLRLFPLGSDGRSAAFKIRWWISRLDVAFATRHWLHDHQPVVKRKTELGGSFSIASWIVFIGLFAALLYQTISKRSVEVHSVRAANAPDLESFLNDMEFNITTISSMSCAQLRGLDTLVTGNPFFIDQRSVRLSTFANYSCLNTSVGPTISIRCSNCRLIRDFAYISWYFVDLPNNPAAAVGFQFNLTAKENERKKHLSFVSGIVKNASDFDDKPVTYRGAVPNILQFNLFPRLYRNKHDLKLIQPLFHDFLPGSAFSEVSQLQASLQNSRDGLINTTLVVNFLSSYIVEVDNQNILGPVSFLADLGGLYCISLGIFFCFLVQCEYRIKRLRYEDTIMKNIRNRGKAQDRWAKLRKYVRYTWGACSLDDSKSEQIQSSCTGIMTKSLHHSGSKQRMQDRSNAASLSNKVTLLNDKKVEAQNPQEVSSCSIVAPKNLEGQSSFSICKAV
- the LOC131005768 gene encoding uncharacterized protein LOC131005768 isoform X4 — protein: MNSYSRLLVHRLAEIFGFFHHSVGEGEDRHLVLERSPETSIPGILVSDLLLQYGEMQTPMTCDVLRRKEVLPPDQKVDPVSGPSLDERETAYFAARERIFSEDACDSKLVKERPKKDPVVARRMITRALGQADKGTKHELTKEFVQLVVEDERNIKSSNKMKINPLSEKNPRASTMPKVDRSDEFKVVDVSSKEPQHSKGRDSLAELKSDMPDNYLRQEHMGAAKRLFANALRTHRRDVNLSNKETGC